A section of the Leptotrichia sp. HSP-342 genome encodes:
- a CDS encoding aspartate kinase — protein sequence MALIIQKYGGTSVANAERVKEVAKRVVKYKKAGHDVIVVVSAPAGRTDELIKRAYELSDSPNKREFDMLLTSGEQISIASLAIAVADIGEKAVSLNAFQVNFKTTSVHTKAKIIDIDTQIIQEKLDEGNVVVFAGFQGITENNEITTLGRGGSDTTAVALGAALNADEVEIYTDVDGVYTADPRIVKNARKLKTISYQEMLELAASGAKVLHPRSVEIAAKYGIKIHLRSSFDDSTGTIVQREEGFDEIGNQNIDTKGEAMEKVKIAGITSSKNEGKITLFGVPDKPGIAAKVFSRLAKEKINTDIILQSSSRNKELNNISFTVKSDDLKEAVAISEQIKEKIGAEGVSFEEKIAKVSVVGIGLKSHYETTSEIFDILAENNINIDMISCSEINVSCIIHEKYIDKAVTALHKRFIEIDD from the coding sequence ATGGCTTTAATTATACAGAAATATGGCGGAACTTCCGTTGCAAATGCCGAGAGGGTAAAGGAAGTGGCTAAAAGAGTTGTAAAGTATAAAAAGGCTGGACACGATGTAATCGTTGTTGTTTCTGCACCGGCTGGGAGGACTGACGAACTGATAAAAAGAGCTTATGAGTTGTCAGATTCGCCAAATAAACGTGAATTTGATATGCTTTTGACTTCAGGGGAGCAGATTTCGATTGCATCACTTGCAATTGCTGTAGCTGATATTGGAGAAAAGGCTGTTTCACTAAATGCTTTTCAAGTTAATTTTAAAACGACATCTGTGCATACAAAAGCTAAAATCATTGACATTGATACCCAAATTATACAGGAAAAACTAGACGAGGGAAATGTAGTTGTGTTTGCTGGATTTCAGGGAATTACAGAAAATAATGAGATTACTACGCTTGGACGTGGTGGTTCTGATACAACCGCTGTTGCATTGGGAGCGGCTCTTAATGCTGATGAAGTGGAAATTTACACCGATGTTGACGGAGTTTACACGGCTGATCCGAGAATTGTAAAAAATGCAAGAAAGCTAAAAACAATTTCATATCAGGAAATGTTGGAACTGGCTGCCTCAGGGGCAAAAGTGCTCCATCCAAGATCAGTCGAAATTGCTGCCAAATACGGTATAAAGATACATTTACGTTCATCATTTGATGATTCTACAGGAACGATTGTCCAAAGGGAAGAGGGATTTGATGAAATAGGAAATCAAAACATTGACACAAAAGGAGAAGCTATGGAAAAAGTAAAAATCGCAGGTATCACATCTTCTAAAAACGAAGGAAAAATCACACTTTTTGGAGTGCCTGACAAACCAGGAATCGCTGCAAAAGTATTTTCCAGACTGGCAAAGGAAAAAATCAATACTGACATAATTTTACAAAGTTCAAGCAGAAATAAAGAATTAAATAACATTTCATTTACTGTAAAAAGCGACGACTTGAAGGAAGCTGTTGCCATTTCAGAGCAAATAAAGGAAAAAATTGGAGCGGAAGGTGTTTCTTTTGAAGAAAAAATCGCAAAGGTTTCTGTCGTTGGAATCGGATTAAAAAGCCATTATGAAACTACATCTGAAATTTTTGACATCCTTGCTGAAAATAACATAAACATTGATATGATTTCTTGCTCTGAAATTAATGTTTCGTGCATTATTCATGAAAAATATATAGATAAGGCTGTAACTGCACTTCACAAAAGATTTATCGAAATTGATGATTAA
- the rpsP gene encoding 30S ribosomal protein S16, which produces MLKLRLTRLGRKKVPFYRIVAMEALSKRDGKAVAYLGTFNPLSEEEKQVVLKEEEVLKYLLHGAQPTETVKSILTKAGVWAKFQEAKKK; this is translated from the coding sequence ATGTTAAAATTAAGATTAACTAGATTAGGAAGAAAAAAAGTTCCTTTCTATAGAATAGTTGCTATGGAGGCTTTATCAAAAAGAGATGGAAAAGCAGTTGCTTACTTAGGAACATTCAACCCACTTTCCGAAGAAGAAAAACAAGTAGTATTAAAAGAAGAAGAAGTTTTAAAATACTTATTACACGGGGCTCAACCAACTGAAACTGTTAAAAGTATTTTAACAAAAGCAGGAGTATGGGCAAAATTCCAAGAAGCTAAGAAAAAATGA
- a CDS encoding homoserine dehydrogenase translates to MKIGIIGLGTVGEGVLKVLTNEKESIFEKSRADIKVKYACDLNINRDFSFDFDKSILINDYKKILNDPEIKIVVELIGGETIAKQIIIEAFEAKKSVVTANKALIAKYGVELFQRAKQNGVSFLFEAAVGGGIPIVTPLMESLVANTVTEIRGIMNGTSNYILTKMKEDNLSFDEALKIASEKGYAEADPTYDVDGIDAGHKINILASLAYGGSIKFKDMQLSGIREISTVDIFSANQLNSTIKLIASSKLLSDKSVQISVEPTLIPNSEILAKVDDVYNAIETTGSYTDKTLFYGKGAGMDPTASAVVADIVKIVTRNHIESDYFFNSTKVFEIVDSNTVKDSYYIRVSDDFDIENSPFELINQIENYYIILANNISKNEINEILKDAKERLILRVMK, encoded by the coding sequence ATGAAAATAGGAATTATTGGATTGGGAACTGTCGGAGAGGGAGTTCTTAAAGTATTAACAAACGAAAAGGAAAGCATTTTTGAAAAATCAAGAGCCGATATTAAAGTAAAATATGCCTGTGATTTAAACATTAACCGTGATTTTTCTTTTGATTTTGACAAATCAATCCTTATAAACGACTATAAGAAAATCTTAAACGATCCTGAAATCAAGATTGTTGTGGAGCTAATCGGTGGAGAAACTATCGCAAAACAAATAATTATCGAGGCCTTTGAAGCTAAAAAAAGCGTTGTTACAGCAAACAAGGCTTTAATCGCAAAATACGGAGTGGAATTATTCCAACGTGCAAAACAAAATGGCGTGTCATTCCTGTTTGAAGCTGCTGTTGGTGGAGGGATTCCTATTGTAACACCTTTGATGGAAAGTCTAGTTGCAAATACAGTTACTGAAATTCGTGGAATTATGAACGGAACTTCAAATTATATTTTGACAAAAATGAAAGAAGATAATTTATCATTTGATGAAGCACTAAAAATTGCTTCTGAAAAAGGGTATGCGGAAGCTGATCCTACTTATGATGTAGATGGAATTGATGCAGGACATAAAATAAATATTCTTGCCTCACTAGCCTATGGAGGTTCAATCAAGTTCAAAGATATGCAATTATCAGGAATAAGAGAAATCAGCACAGTTGATATCTTTTCAGCAAACCAACTAAACTCAACTATAAAATTAATTGCAAGCTCAAAACTTTTATCTGATAAATCAGTACAAATTTCAGTAGAGCCAACATTAATTCCAAACAGTGAAATTTTAGCAAAAGTTGATGATGTTTACAATGCGATTGAAACAACAGGTTCTTATACAGACAAAACTTTATTTTATGGAAAAGGTGCAGGAATGGATCCAACTGCATCAGCTGTAGTTGCAGACATCGTAAAAATTGTAACAAGAAACCATATTGAATCAGATTATTTCTTTAATTCTACAAAAGTATTTGAAATTGTGGATTCAAATACAGTAAAAGATTCTTACTATATAAGAGTTTCAGATGATTTTGATATAGAAAATTCGCCATTTGAACTAATAAATCAAATTGAAAATTACTATATCATCTTAGCAAATAATATTTCAAAAAATGAAATTAATGAGATTTTGAAGGATGCAAAAGAGAGGCTAATATTGAGAGTTATGAAATAA
- a CDS encoding Fic family protein has protein sequence MKIKKYEINFEEIDKKLNKYKKIKLNEHLLKQLRKDLIIKWTYNSNAIEGSTFTLMETKVLLEEGITVGGKTMREHLEIIGHAEAIYYLEEIIKDDTELSEKEIRNIHSLVTKGIENINPGQYRTVPVYISGAEHIPPQPYMIFPEMEKLMLWYRNEANELHPIERATILHGEFVKIHPFLDGNGRTSRLLLNFELMKNGYPPIIIEKSERAIYFESLEKGSLTGDWTDFIQFVAKKCEERIDFINSFKEKETK, from the coding sequence ATGAAAATAAAAAAATATGAAATAAATTTTGAAGAAATAGATAAAAAATTAAATAAATACAAAAAAATAAAACTTAATGAACATTTATTAAAACAATTAAGAAAGGATCTGATAATAAAATGGACATACAACAGCAATGCAATTGAAGGAAGCACTTTTACATTGATGGAAACAAAAGTTCTGCTGGAAGAAGGGATAACTGTTGGTGGGAAAACTATGAGAGAACATCTTGAAATAATAGGGCATGCTGAAGCCATTTATTATTTGGAAGAAATTATAAAAGATGATACGGAACTATCAGAAAAAGAGATAAGAAATATTCATAGTTTAGTAACAAAAGGCATTGAAAATATAAATCCGGGACAGTATCGAACAGTCCCAGTCTATATAAGCGGTGCAGAGCATATTCCACCACAGCCTTACATGATATTCCCTGAAATGGAAAAATTAATGTTATGGTATAGAAATGAGGCAAATGAGTTGCATCCGATAGAAAGAGCAACTATTTTACATGGTGAATTTGTCAAAATACATCCATTTTTAGATGGAAATGGAAGAACTTCCAGACTGCTTTTAAATTTTGAACTTATGAAAAATGGCTATCCTCCGATAATTATTGAAAAGTCGGAAAGAGCAATTTATTTTGAAAGTCTGGAAAAAGGTTCACTAACAGGTGACTGGACTGATTTTATACAGTTTGTTGCTAAAAAATGTGAAGAAAGAATTGATTTTATAAATTCATTTAAAGAAAAAGAAACAAAATAA
- a CDS encoding AEC family transporter, with product MKELIFCLNATMPVFLIMILGYIFRKIGIIDLEFADKMNRFVFLALLPVLLFKELSLSDFSAIWDLKYLMFCFFATFFSIMIMCIISVFLKDKSIRGEFIQAGFRSSAALLAYAFVQNVYGEAKIVALMVIGAVPLYNVASVVILMLLSPEQGKLNRVVLKNTLKGVMKNPLILGILAGMIWALLKIPQPVIMKKSISTFSAAATPLGLLALGASFDVREVFSKIKIVLVSSSFKLLILTAIFLPIAIKFGFEDEKLVAVLGMLGSPTTPTSFTMARGMGHNGAVTSGTVMITTIMSIFTLTGWLYILKIAGLV from the coding sequence ATGAAAGAATTAATATTTTGCTTGAATGCAACAATGCCTGTATTTCTGATTATGATACTTGGGTATATCTTTAGGAAAATAGGAATTATAGATTTAGAATTTGCGGATAAGATGAATAGATTTGTATTTTTGGCACTTTTGCCTGTACTTTTGTTTAAAGAATTGTCGCTATCTGATTTTTCGGCAATCTGGGATTTGAAATATTTGATGTTCTGTTTTTTTGCAACATTTTTTTCAATAATGATAATGTGTATTATTTCAGTTTTTTTGAAGGATAAGTCAATTCGTGGGGAATTTATTCAAGCTGGATTCAGAAGCAGTGCTGCTTTGCTTGCTTATGCTTTTGTGCAGAATGTGTATGGAGAGGCTAAAATTGTGGCTCTTATGGTAATTGGAGCTGTCCCTTTGTACAATGTTGCTTCAGTTGTGATTTTGATGTTACTTAGTCCAGAACAGGGGAAATTGAATAGAGTAGTTTTAAAAAATACGTTAAAGGGAGTTATGAAGAATCCTTTAATACTTGGAATTTTGGCTGGAATGATTTGGGCATTGTTAAAAATTCCGCAGCCAGTAATTATGAAAAAATCAATTTCGACATTTTCTGCAGCGGCAACTCCTCTTGGATTACTTGCACTTGGAGCAAGTTTTGATGTAAGAGAAGTTTTTTCAAAAATAAAAATTGTATTAGTTTCGTCTTCATTCAAGCTGCTAATTCTTACAGCAATATTTTTACCAATAGCAATAAAATTTGGATTTGAGGATGAAAAGCTGGTTGCTGTGCTTGGAATGCTGGGAAGTCCAACTACTCCAACTTCATTTACTATGGCAAGAGGAATGGGACATAATGGAGCTGTAACTTCGGGAACTGTTATGATTACTACGATTATGAGTATTTTTACATTAACAGGATGGCTTTATATTTTGAAAATTGCAGGATTAGTATAA
- the mnmA gene encoding tRNA 2-thiouridine(34) synthase MnmA: protein MKKRKKVVLGMSGGVDSSVAAILLKEQGYDVIGVFMKNWEEKNENGVCMAEEDYKDVIAVAEQLEIPYYSVNFVKEYWDKVFTYFLDEYKKGRTPNPDVMCNKEIKFRAFLDYAMKLGADYVATGHYARIAHEEKDGKIKSTMLRGIDDNKDQTYFLCQLSQEQLEKVLFPLGEYTKPQIREIAEKYNLATAKKKDSTGICFIGERDFNKFLSQYLPAKGGNIVNTQGKVLGHHNGLMYYTIGQRKGIGIGNTKEGTGEPWFVVDKDLEKNELIVTQGDNSVLYSKGLIATDFNFINEAQFPIECTVKFRYRQKDTKAVINKLNENEYEVIFDEPQKAVTLGQIVVAYDGEVCLGGGIIDKIIK, encoded by the coding sequence ATGAAAAAAAGAAAAAAAGTAGTACTAGGAATGTCTGGCGGAGTTGATTCTTCCGTTGCGGCAATTTTGCTTAAAGAACAGGGTTACGATGTAATTGGAGTTTTTATGAAAAATTGGGAAGAGAAGAATGAAAATGGGGTTTGCATGGCGGAAGAGGATTATAAGGATGTGATTGCTGTGGCAGAGCAGTTGGAGATACCTTATTATTCGGTGAATTTTGTGAAAGAATATTGGGACAAAGTGTTTACATATTTTCTAGATGAGTATAAAAAAGGAAGAACACCCAATCCTGATGTGATGTGTAATAAGGAAATCAAATTCCGTGCATTTTTAGACTATGCGATGAAACTTGGGGCTGATTATGTGGCAACAGGGCATTATGCGAGAATTGCTCACGAAGAAAAAGATGGGAAAATCAAATCGACTATGTTAAGAGGAATTGATGATAATAAAGATCAGACATATTTTCTTTGTCAGTTAAGTCAGGAGCAACTGGAAAAAGTTTTATTTCCATTAGGAGAATACACAAAGCCACAGATTCGTGAAATTGCTGAAAAATATAATTTGGCAACGGCAAAGAAAAAAGACAGCACAGGAATCTGCTTTATTGGAGAACGTGATTTTAATAAATTTTTATCCCAATACTTGCCAGCAAAGGGTGGAAATATTGTAAATACGCAAGGAAAGGTATTAGGGCATCATAATGGACTTATGTATTACACAATCGGACAGAGAAAAGGAATTGGGATTGGAAATACAAAGGAGGGAACTGGAGAACCTTGGTTTGTTGTGGATAAGGATTTGGAAAAAAATGAATTGATTGTAACGCAAGGTGATAACTCAGTACTTTATTCAAAGGGATTAATTGCAACAGATTTTAATTTTATAAATGAGGCACAGTTTCCAATAGAATGTACTGTAAAATTTAGATACAGACAAAAAGACACAAAAGCTGTGATTAATAAACTTAACGAAAATGAATATGAAGTGATTTTTGATGAACCGCAAAAGGCTGTAACGCTGGGACAGATTGTGGTTGCTTATGATGGTGAAGTTTGTCTTGGTGGAGGAATTATTGACAAAATTATAAAATGA
- a CDS encoding M15 family metallopeptidase → MKKSKLLIGIFTIFSIMSIENKLYAYNEIQGIFKSGNRENKNTSDSKQTKSENIQIPPQVEIVNDPMWEYYIEYHERIDAELQDVYYNPSHETAIRHMVWVEVPIWKLKNGQKVSSKAKVQVLNLLAEDVKSIFTEIYNGPEKFPIKSLGGYNWRPNGLKSLHSTGRAIDINPDENPQLDVEGKVLVGKKWEPGINPYSIIPDGDVVKAFSKRGWTWGAAFSRADYMHFDF, encoded by the coding sequence TTGAAAAAATCAAAGCTTTTAATAGGAATATTCACTATTTTTAGTATAATGTCAATAGAGAATAAACTTTATGCTTATAATGAAATACAAGGTATATTTAAATCAGGAAATAGAGAAAATAAAAATACATCGGATAGTAAACAAACAAAAAGCGAAAATATTCAGATACCACCACAAGTAGAAATTGTTAATGATCCTATGTGGGAATATTATATTGAATATCATGAAAGAATTGATGCAGAATTGCAAGATGTTTATTATAATCCTTCTCATGAAACCGCAATAAGACATATGGTTTGGGTTGAAGTTCCTATATGGAAATTAAAAAATGGACAAAAAGTTTCAAGTAAGGCAAAAGTACAAGTATTAAATTTATTAGCAGAAGATGTAAAAAGTATATTTACTGAAATATACAATGGGCCAGAAAAATTTCCTATTAAATCGTTAGGAGGATATAATTGGCGTCCTAATGGATTAAAAAGCCTTCATAGTACTGGCCGTGCAATAGATATAAATCCTGATGAAAATCCTCAGCTGGATGTTGAAGGAAAAGTATTGGTAGGTAAAAAATGGGAACCAGGAATAAATCCTTATTCTATTATTCCAGATGGTGATGTTGTAAAAGCATTTTCTAAGAGGGGATGGACCTGGGGAGCTGCATTTTCAAGAGCTGATTATATGCATTTTGACTTTTAA
- a CDS encoding 1-deoxy-D-xylulose-5-phosphate synthase: MALEKVNSPEDLKKLSREELIVLAQDIRDAMLHRVSNKGGHVGPDFGAVELIIALHKVFNSPVDKFVFDVSHQCYPHKIITGRKFGFLDLDRYSEVSGYTNQDESEHDFFKIGHTSTSVSLATGLAKARDLRGVKENIIAIIGDGSLSGGEAFEGLNVASELNTNMIIIANDNDMSIAENHGGLYKNLRELRESNGQAQNNYFKSLGLDYIYVDKGNDLEALIEVFEKVKDIDHPIVVHVHTQKGKGLSYAEKDKETWHYGMPFDPKTGESKVNYSGGLSNDTAEFLMDKMKKDPAVAVVTSGTPTVLGFTKDRREKFEKQFSDVGIAEEQAVAMISGMAKNGGKPIYGVFSTFIQRTYDQLSQDLAINNNPSTILIFGGGLGGMSDVTHLCWFDISLVSNIPNIVFLAPTSKEEYFAMLDWSIEYKGHPVAIRVPSQLSEDTGNVQKDFSDLNKYLVTEKGKDVAILGLGNFYKLGKEVKELLKKNGINATLINPRYASGLDETLLNELKAEHKLVVTLEDGVIDGGFGEKIARFYGASDMKVLNYGIKKEFTDRVTPDVAFKSNRLTKEQITQDILDIVK, from the coding sequence ATGGCATTAGAAAAGGTAAATTCGCCAGAAGACTTGAAAAAATTAAGTAGAGAAGAATTAATAGTATTGGCACAGGATATTAGGGATGCAATGCTTCACAGAGTTAGTAATAAAGGGGGACATGTGGGACCTGACTTTGGGGCAGTTGAACTAATAATTGCATTACACAAAGTGTTTAATTCACCTGTTGATAAATTTGTATTTGACGTTTCACACCAATGTTATCCGCATAAAATTATTACTGGGAGAAAATTTGGATTTTTAGATTTGGATAGGTATTCGGAAGTTTCGGGGTATACCAATCAAGATGAAAGTGAACATGATTTCTTTAAAATCGGGCATACTTCGACATCTGTGAGTTTAGCGACTGGACTTGCTAAAGCGAGAGATTTACGTGGTGTAAAAGAAAATATAATTGCAATTATTGGGGATGGTTCTCTTAGTGGCGGAGAAGCATTTGAAGGGCTTAATGTAGCCTCTGAACTTAATACAAATATGATTATTATTGCAAATGACAATGATATGTCGATTGCTGAAAATCACGGAGGGCTTTACAAAAATTTAAGAGAATTAAGAGAAAGTAATGGACAGGCTCAAAATAATTATTTTAAATCATTAGGACTTGACTATATTTATGTGGATAAAGGAAATGATTTGGAAGCTTTGATAGAAGTTTTTGAGAAAGTAAAAGATATTGATCATCCAATAGTTGTTCACGTGCATACTCAAAAAGGAAAAGGTCTGTCTTACGCTGAAAAGGATAAGGAAACTTGGCACTATGGAATGCCTTTTGATCCAAAAACGGGAGAAAGCAAAGTAAATTATTCTGGCGGGCTAAGTAACGATACTGCTGAATTTTTGATGGATAAAATGAAAAAAGATCCGGCAGTAGCTGTTGTAACTTCTGGAACACCAACTGTTTTAGGATTTACAAAGGATAGAAGAGAAAAATTTGAAAAACAGTTTAGTGATGTTGGAATTGCAGAGGAACAGGCTGTAGCAATGATTTCTGGAATGGCTAAAAATGGCGGAAAACCAATATACGGAGTTTTCAGTACATTTATTCAAAGAACTTATGATCAGCTTTCACAAGATTTGGCAATAAATAATAATCCATCTACCATTCTTATTTTCGGTGGAGGACTAGGCGGAATGAGCGATGTAACTCATTTATGCTGGTTTGACATCTCATTAGTGTCAAATATTCCAAACATCGTATTTTTAGCTCCAACAAGCAAAGAAGAATATTTCGCAATGCTAGACTGGTCAATCGAATACAAAGGACACCCAGTTGCAATAAGAGTGCCGTCTCAATTGTCAGAAGATACAGGGAACGTACAAAAAGACTTTAGCGACCTAAATAAATATCTTGTTACTGAAAAAGGAAAAGACGTGGCAATTTTAGGGTTAGGTAACTTTTACAAATTAGGAAAAGAAGTAAAAGAGCTTTTAAAAAAAAATGGAATCAATGCAACATTAATTAACCCAAGATATGCCTCAGGGCTTGATGAAACATTGTTAAACGAATTAAAAGCAGAACACAAATTAGTTGTTACACTAGAAGATGGTGTAATTGACGGTGGATTTGGAGAAAAAATTGCGAGATTCTACGGGGCTTCTGATATGAAAGTCTTAAATTATGGTATTAAGAAAGAATTTACCGATAGAGTGACTCCAGATGTGGCGTTTAAGAGTAATAGATTAACGAAAGAGCAGATTACACAGGATATTTTAGACATTGTGAAATAA